A genome region from Nitrospira sp. includes the following:
- the fliR gene encoding flagellar biosynthetic protein FliR, with amino-acid sequence MSTANTIHLALPQFQAFSILLVRIAGIVSVFPILNSRTIPMPVKTGLVTMLGLVLTPIIHLPSLPADPALVIAGIGSEFLIGLTIGLAVRLLFSGFQVAGELVGTQMGFGAIQMFDPMSHQNAPIIAQFQLTLGSLVFLSLNAHLMVVHAIGMSYEFVPPFAAKLSDSIAQDIIQLTQNMLRVALKLAAPVFATLLVVNTVLAVLGRAVPQMNVFVMSFPLTIGAGLLAMSLAMPFTLSLFAKEFETLVDTILGLLKALGHG; translated from the coding sequence ATGAGCACCGCGAACACCATTCATCTTGCGCTCCCGCAGTTCCAGGCCTTTTCTATTTTGCTGGTCCGCATTGCGGGGATTGTCAGCGTGTTTCCCATCCTCAATTCGCGCACGATCCCCATGCCGGTCAAAACAGGACTCGTCACCATGCTGGGGCTTGTCCTGACGCCGATCATTCACTTGCCGAGTTTGCCGGCGGACCCGGCGCTGGTCATTGCGGGAATCGGCAGTGAGTTCCTGATCGGTTTGACCATCGGGCTGGCGGTGCGCCTGCTCTTTTCGGGATTTCAAGTGGCCGGCGAGCTGGTCGGCACCCAGATGGGCTTCGGTGCGATTCAGATGTTCGATCCCATGAGCCATCAAAATGCGCCGATCATTGCGCAGTTTCAGCTCACCCTCGGTTCGCTGGTGTTTCTGTCCCTCAACGCACATCTGATGGTGGTGCATGCGATCGGTATGAGTTATGAGTTCGTGCCGCCCTTCGCTGCCAAGCTGTCCGACAGTATCGCTCAGGATATCATCCAATTGACGCAGAACATGTTGAGGGTCGCGCTAAAACTGGCGGCTCCCGTCTTCGCGACTTTGCTGGTCGTGAACACCGTGCTGGCGGTGCTCGGTCGAGCCGTCCCTCAAATGAACGTGTTTGTGATGAGTTTTCCCCTCACCATCGGGGCGGGGCTCCTGGCGATGAGCCTGGCCATGCCGTTTACCTTGTCGTTGTTTGCGAAAGAATTCGAAACTCTGGTGGACACCATCCTGGGTCTTTTGAAAGCACTTGGACATGGCTGA
- the flgA gene encoding flagellar basal body P-ring formation chaperone FlgA: MNRVGLLSVATLSLVMSTVLPAMAGERASTRPQFQIHEAFAHPTHSLPQARGKRLIYPEQIRGVIHDFVKRELAGRAVDCQVALGDPQQPIVVPSGAVDLQVSAARSDESLGRRVFQIHLAVNGRFIKTIDATADVAAIVEVVVPVRPIKVDEQIESDDVTTERIVLYDLKQPFVTHLAEVIGKAAIRPLPPQNAIRMTALRRPFAVHKGDRVMIEARQGGLSIQTVGVTKSHGELGQTITVSNVDSGKELRATVVAPGVVRVSF, translated from the coding sequence GTGAATCGAGTCGGCTTGCTGTCTGTTGCGACCCTCAGTTTGGTCATGAGCACTGTTCTGCCGGCGATGGCAGGGGAGCGGGCCTCGACCCGGCCGCAGTTCCAGATACACGAGGCGTTTGCGCATCCGACCCACAGTCTCCCGCAGGCACGCGGGAAACGGCTTATTTATCCGGAACAAATCCGCGGGGTGATCCACGATTTCGTGAAGCGAGAACTGGCCGGCCGAGCCGTCGATTGTCAGGTGGCGCTCGGCGATCCGCAGCAACCGATTGTCGTGCCATCGGGGGCGGTCGACCTGCAGGTCAGTGCAGCTCGTTCGGACGAGTCGCTTGGCCGTCGAGTGTTTCAGATTCATCTGGCCGTGAACGGGCGATTCATCAAGACGATCGATGCCACGGCCGACGTGGCTGCGATTGTTGAAGTGGTGGTCCCGGTCCGGCCGATTAAAGTGGACGAGCAGATCGAAAGCGACGACGTCACCACGGAACGGATCGTGCTGTACGATCTCAAGCAACCGTTTGTGACTCATCTTGCCGAGGTGATCGGCAAAGCGGCCATCCGCCCGCTTCCACCTCAAAATGCTATTCGCATGACCGCGCTGCGACGTCCCTTCGCCGTGCATAAGGGCGATCGGGTCATGATCGAGGCTCGGCAGGGAGGGTTGTCGATTCAAACCGTCGGGGTCACGAAATCGCATGGTGAACTCGGTCAAACTATCACGGTCTCCAACGTCGATTCCGGCAAGGAATTGCGGGCGACCGTCGTCGCACCGGGGGTGGTCCGTGTCAGTTTTTAA
- the flgG gene encoding flagellar basal-body rod protein FlgG, whose translation MIRAMWTAATGMTAQQLNVDTIAHNLANVNTNAFKRSRAEFGDLLYQIQRLPGTNASNVGVFPVGVQVGGGVRPITVAKEWAQGNMRQTGNDLDLAIDGAGFFQVTRPDGTIMYTRNGSFKRDNVGNLVTGDGDQLNPVITIPSGALKIDVGQDGTVSVLLPGVTQASQVGQIQLVRFDNPSGLVAMGGNLFLDSFASGPAQQGTGGFSTGFGTLQQGFLESSNVNLAEEMVNMIIAQRSYEINSKTIQASDEMMQIANNLRR comes from the coding sequence ATGATTCGCGCAATGTGGACGGCGGCGACGGGAATGACGGCCCAACAACTGAACGTGGATACGATTGCCCACAATCTGGCGAACGTCAACACGAACGCGTTCAAGCGCAGTCGGGCGGAGTTCGGCGATCTGCTGTATCAAATCCAGCGATTGCCGGGCACGAATGCGTCGAACGTGGGCGTCTTTCCAGTCGGCGTGCAGGTCGGAGGCGGTGTGCGCCCCATCACCGTGGCCAAGGAATGGGCACAGGGCAACATGCGGCAGACCGGGAACGATCTCGATCTGGCGATCGACGGCGCCGGCTTCTTCCAGGTGACCAGGCCGGACGGCACCATCATGTATACCCGTAACGGCTCTTTCAAGCGCGATAACGTCGGGAACCTCGTGACTGGTGACGGCGACCAACTCAATCCAGTCATTACGATTCCATCAGGTGCATTAAAAATCGATGTTGGTCAGGATGGCACCGTGTCCGTCCTGCTGCCCGGCGTCACTCAGGCGTCGCAGGTGGGCCAGATTCAGTTGGTGCGTTTTGACAATCCGTCGGGTTTGGTCGCGATGGGTGGCAACTTGTTTCTCGACAGCTTTGCGTCCGGGCCGGCGCAACAGGGCACAGGCGGATTTTCGACCGGCTTCGGGACGTTGCAGCAAGGGTTCCTGGAAAGTTCGAACGTCAATCTGGCGGAGGAGATGGTCAACATGATCATCGCCCAGCGGAGTTACGAAATTAACTCCAAGACCATTCAGGCATCGGATGAAATGATGCAAATTGCCAACAACCTGCGCCGGTAA
- a CDS encoding FliA/WhiG family RNA polymerase sigma factor: MSAVRNASRRVIPEADRERVIQEFTHVVKAMAHRLAFRLPAYMDAEDLMSVGIMGLMDAMDKYDPTREAKFKTYAEFRIRGAMLDEIRSMDWIPRSVHERITLLQKTYSELLHRFGRPPTDQEVGKELKMSAEELDEFLTRSRGAVVISLDDLGVQDQDGHKILSVLTDSNQPDPLSLLVNERARHVLESAIHDLPEKERLVLSLYYFEELTMKEIGQTLKVTESRVCQIHSKAILHLKTRLEPVDV, translated from the coding sequence ATGTCTGCAGTCAGAAACGCCTCCCGCCGGGTGATTCCGGAAGCGGATCGAGAACGCGTGATTCAGGAGTTCACCCACGTGGTGAAGGCCATGGCCCATCGACTGGCATTCCGCCTGCCGGCCTATATGGACGCGGAAGATCTGATGTCTGTCGGGATCATGGGCCTCATGGATGCGATGGACAAGTACGACCCGACCCGAGAAGCGAAGTTCAAGACCTATGCAGAGTTTCGAATCCGTGGCGCCATGCTCGATGAAATCCGGTCGATGGATTGGATTCCGCGTTCGGTTCACGAACGAATTACACTGTTACAAAAGACCTATTCCGAGCTCTTGCATCGGTTCGGCCGCCCGCCGACGGATCAGGAAGTCGGCAAAGAGCTGAAGATGTCCGCGGAAGAATTGGATGAATTCTTAACCCGCTCACGGGGAGCCGTGGTCATCAGCCTCGACGATCTGGGCGTACAGGATCAGGATGGGCATAAGATACTGAGTGTTTTGACCGACTCGAATCAGCCCGATCCGCTGTCCTTGCTGGTGAATGAGCGGGCGCGTCACGTGCTCGAATCTGCGATTCACGATCTGCCTGAAAAAGAACGGCTGGTGTTGTCGCTCTATTACTTCGAGGAACTCACGATGAAGGAAATCGGGCAGACGCTCAAGGTGACCGAATCCCGAGTCTGTCAGATCCATTCGAAAGCCATCCTCCACCTGAAGACACGTCTCGAACCGGTTGATGTCTGA
- a CDS encoding MinD/ParA family protein: MAMQPGIMDPQMKVLGDNVGPSRTQVITVTSGKGGVGKTNVVVNTAIALAQTGKRVLVLDADLGLGNVDILLGLTPKYTLEHVLAKTCRLEDIALAGPQGITVLPASTGISQLTILTEAQQLILQDELERLASSMDVLLIDTGAGISSTVTYFAAAAQSIVVVVSPEPTSMTDAYALMKVLLRQYRERRFYVLVNMVKSPRDAARIFRKLELAVSRFLHISLDYLGAIPLDDYVPMAVTQQRAVIDLFPHAPASRAFRELTEAVAQLTPPALPKGTVQFLWQQLLRTH; this comes from the coding sequence ATGGCGATGCAACCAGGAATTATGGATCCGCAGATGAAGGTGCTTGGTGACAACGTCGGTCCCTCTCGCACGCAGGTCATTACCGTGACCAGCGGAAAAGGCGGCGTGGGGAAGACCAATGTCGTGGTCAATACCGCCATCGCTCTGGCCCAAACCGGAAAACGTGTGCTCGTCCTGGATGCAGATCTCGGATTGGGCAACGTCGATATTCTGCTGGGGCTGACCCCGAAATATACGTTGGAGCACGTGCTTGCCAAGACTTGTCGGCTCGAAGATATCGCTTTGGCCGGTCCGCAGGGGATTACGGTTCTCCCGGCCAGTACGGGCATTTCTCAATTGACGATCCTGACGGAAGCGCAGCAGCTGATCCTTCAAGATGAACTTGAACGATTGGCCTCGAGCATGGACGTGTTGCTGATCGATACCGGCGCGGGGATTTCTTCCACCGTGACCTACTTTGCAGCGGCCGCGCAATCGATCGTGGTCGTGGTCTCTCCGGAACCCACCTCCATGACCGATGCCTATGCTTTGATGAAGGTGCTGCTCCGACAATACCGGGAACGTCGGTTTTACGTGCTCGTCAACATGGTGAAGTCGCCGCGAGATGCTGCGCGCATCTTCCGGAAACTCGAGTTGGCCGTCAGCCGGTTCTTGCATATTTCTCTGGATTATCTCGGCGCCATTCCCTTGGACGACTATGTCCCGATGGCGGTCACTCAGCAGCGGGCCGTGATCGATCTCTTTCCGCACGCGCCGGCGAGCCGTGCGTTTCGAGAATTGACTGAGGCGGTGGCTCAGTTGACTCCACCGGCGCTTCCTAAAGGCACAGTGCAGTTTCTCTGGCAACAACTCTTGCGGACGCACTGA
- the flhF gene encoding flagellar biosynthesis protein FlhF, with product MKVRTFHVKSMHEAIRSIKDTLGPDAVILSTKRVRSWDNGFGLLGGSVLEVMAAIEDDAAVPEAAPLLGEDDATRPADRHAPLVPAEESRFQRTLQGAMETSPEKPRPVGRPAESLPREPRATPASAHGQGESQGTTFQSFQRVYEDLLAQGVEHVTAEACLRELRETLVEKGSAQRNSSLQLLRTVLLDRVTTAGPLLSRAGEQKVALFVGPSGVGKTSTIAKLATHYGIVEQRSVALITMDTYRPAAVEHLRLYAEVLGIELSVAASCSEARAAIEQACEAELILIDTAGFNPYEPIAAQRWRGLLTGGTPMEVHLVLAAGTRVPDLVVSTSQCVDVPGLRLLFTKLDETAGYGGIFEATHRTGIPLSYWGTGQRVPDDLVQAQVDRLGDLLLGGQVRTPAGGSTQTWDRQTTPTCVPGMKSYVR from the coding sequence ATGAAGGTACGGACGTTCCATGTCAAATCGATGCACGAGGCCATTCGGTCGATCAAGGACACGTTAGGTCCCGATGCAGTGATTCTGTCCACGAAACGAGTGCGATCGTGGGATAACGGGTTTGGATTGTTAGGCGGGTCTGTCTTAGAGGTCATGGCAGCTATTGAAGATGATGCCGCCGTCCCGGAAGCAGCGCCGTTGCTCGGTGAAGATGACGCCACACGTCCGGCCGATAGGCATGCGCCTCTGGTGCCGGCGGAGGAATCGCGCTTTCAACGAACCCTCCAGGGTGCGATGGAGACGTCGCCGGAAAAACCGCGACCGGTTGGCCGTCCGGCCGAAAGTCTACCGCGTGAGCCCCGAGCGACACCGGCCTCCGCGCACGGTCAGGGTGAGAGCCAAGGCACCACATTCCAGTCCTTTCAACGGGTGTATGAAGATTTGCTGGCGCAGGGTGTGGAGCATGTGACGGCCGAAGCGTGCTTGCGGGAACTTAGAGAAACGTTGGTGGAGAAGGGGTCGGCGCAGCGCAATTCCTCCCTGCAGTTGCTCCGGACGGTGCTGCTTGATCGCGTCACCACAGCCGGCCCTCTGCTCAGTAGGGCAGGGGAGCAAAAAGTTGCCCTGTTCGTGGGGCCGAGCGGGGTCGGCAAGACCTCGACCATTGCCAAGCTGGCCACGCACTACGGCATCGTCGAGCAGCGAAGCGTCGCCCTGATCACGATGGATACCTATCGACCCGCGGCAGTGGAACATCTTCGTCTCTATGCCGAGGTGTTGGGTATCGAGCTGTCGGTGGCCGCGTCTTGCAGCGAGGCTCGCGCGGCGATTGAGCAGGCCTGTGAGGCGGAATTGATTCTCATCGATACTGCCGGCTTCAATCCCTACGAGCCCATCGCGGCGCAACGCTGGAGGGGCTTGCTCACCGGGGGCACTCCCATGGAGGTCCATCTCGTTCTGGCGGCGGGTACGCGTGTGCCCGATCTCGTGGTCAGCACCAGTCAGTGTGTGGATGTGCCCGGTCTCCGATTACTGTTTACCAAGCTTGATGAAACCGCCGGATATGGCGGCATCTTTGAGGCGACCCATCGCACCGGGATTCCGCTCTCCTATTGGGGAACCGGCCAACGGGTGCCTGACGACCTGGTTCAGGCGCAAGTCGATCGCCTGGGCGACCTGTTACTGGGAGGGCAAGTGCGGACGCCGGCCGGCGGGAGCACTCAGACCTGGGATCGACAGACGACTCCAACGTGTGTGCCGGGCATGAAGAGTTACGTGCGATAG
- a CDS encoding flagellar hook-basal body protein, with amino-acid sequence MNRAIYPILSGAVAQEKQLQVFANNLANVNTAGFKQDQQGFRGLFARASSVGTGVVTGGITATISTRPAGPSERVFAEAHGIRTAFEPGRIRITGNPLDLALQGNGFFEVKTPDGVRYTRSGIFSLDSQRRLVTNLGHPVMGTKGEIKVPAGNIQINAEGAIQVEGTPIGSIKVVEFPETAMPEKFAEGLFVGGKPTVSTQPQVQSGHIEESNVNSLSEMVKMMQGMRSYESAQKLIQTMDRMTETAIQDLGRVQ; translated from the coding sequence ATGAATCGAGCGATCTACCCGATACTGTCCGGCGCCGTTGCCCAGGAAAAGCAACTCCAGGTCTTTGCCAACAACCTGGCCAACGTCAATACGGCTGGATTCAAGCAGGATCAGCAAGGGTTCCGAGGACTTTTTGCGCGCGCGAGTTCTGTGGGCACAGGAGTCGTCACAGGGGGAATCACCGCCACGATTTCCACCAGGCCTGCCGGTCCGAGCGAACGCGTGTTCGCGGAAGCGCATGGCATCAGAACCGCGTTTGAGCCGGGACGAATTCGCATTACGGGGAATCCCTTGGATCTTGCGCTACAGGGCAACGGATTCTTTGAAGTGAAGACACCCGATGGAGTTCGATATACGCGCAGCGGCATTTTTTCGCTGGATAGCCAACGCCGCTTGGTCACGAATCTCGGGCACCCGGTCATGGGTACCAAAGGGGAGATCAAGGTGCCGGCCGGTAACATTCAGATCAATGCAGAGGGGGCAATCCAAGTGGAAGGGACTCCGATCGGCAGCATCAAGGTCGTCGAGTTCCCCGAAACTGCGATGCCGGAGAAATTTGCCGAAGGACTCTTTGTCGGCGGGAAGCCGACGGTCTCCACGCAACCGCAGGTACAGTCGGGACATATTGAAGAGTCAAACGTGAATTCGCTGAGTGAGATGGTGAAGATGATGCAGGGCATGCGCAGTTACGAGTCGGCGCAGAAATTGATCCAAACCATGGATCGTATGACGGAGACGGCCATCCAAGACCTGGGCCGAGTGCAATAG
- the flhA gene encoding flagellar biosynthesis protein FlhA has protein sequence MANETTSIPTTSLVKHPDIMMSVGVVGILMVMLIPLPRFFLDLLLAFNITVSIIILLVGMQVRRPLEFSVFPSILLMVTLLRLALNIASTRLILLHGNEGTAAAGEVIRAFGTFVVGGNYTVGLVVFTILVIINFVVITKGAGRVAEVAARFTLDAMPGKQMSIDADLNAGLINDKEARQRRKDIAQEADFYGAMDGSSKFVRGDAVAAVIITFVNIVGGLTIGVLQQGMTVAAAAQTYTLLTVGEGLVAQIPALIVSTAAGIVITRAASEVNLGFEISRQVLISPKAIGTASGILITLGLVPGLPHVAFLALGGLSAWIAYQINEQQKLAEAAPAQAAPQVKAEESATQVVPLDLMEVQVGYGLISLVDGGQGGALLDRIKGLRRQFAEQMGFVLPPIHIRDNLQLRPNEYAALLKGVELAKSEVMPGHVLAIDPGTAQRGAIQGLPTKEPAFGLPALWVPEKQRERAQLAGYTVVDPGSAIATHLSELIKRHAHELLGRQEVQGLLDELGKNHPKLVEEVIPNLIPLGTLVRVLSHLLREGVPIRDLRTILETVADHAASTKDPDILTEVARQALGRTITKPYLAPDGSLPIIGLDPRLDRTLADQANAAGQGNQWVPDPLVAQKLLTALKAAAERMVGRGHQPVILCSPSLRRHLRKLTDRILHSVPILGMNEVESVTRLQAMETVRLDLEVGESRSLA, from the coding sequence ATGGCGAACGAGACGACTTCAATTCCCACGACCTCTTTGGTGAAGCACCCGGACATCATGATGTCCGTCGGAGTCGTGGGCATCTTGATGGTCATGTTGATTCCGTTGCCTCGGTTCTTTCTGGATCTGCTGCTCGCCTTCAATATCACCGTGTCGATCATTATTCTCCTGGTCGGCATGCAGGTGCGACGGCCGCTCGAGTTCTCGGTGTTTCCCTCGATCTTGTTGATGGTGACGCTGTTGCGCCTGGCACTCAATATCGCCTCGACGCGATTGATTCTCCTGCACGGTAATGAGGGGACGGCTGCCGCCGGAGAAGTCATTCGGGCCTTCGGCACGTTCGTCGTCGGCGGCAACTATACCGTCGGTCTGGTGGTCTTTACGATTTTGGTCATCATCAACTTTGTGGTCATTACGAAGGGCGCCGGCCGTGTCGCGGAAGTCGCCGCACGGTTCACCTTGGATGCGATGCCCGGCAAGCAGATGAGCATCGATGCCGATCTCAACGCCGGTCTCATCAACGACAAGGAAGCGCGTCAGCGACGAAAGGATATCGCGCAGGAAGCAGACTTTTATGGGGCTATGGATGGTTCGAGCAAATTCGTCCGTGGTGATGCCGTGGCCGCCGTCATTATTACCTTCGTCAATATTGTCGGCGGTTTGACGATCGGTGTCCTGCAGCAGGGTATGACGGTGGCGGCCGCGGCGCAGACGTATACCTTGCTGACGGTCGGTGAAGGACTCGTCGCGCAGATTCCGGCGCTCATCGTGTCGACCGCAGCCGGTATCGTCATCACGCGCGCGGCGTCCGAGGTCAACCTGGGTTTTGAAATCAGCCGGCAAGTGCTCATTTCGCCCAAAGCCATCGGCACCGCCTCCGGCATCCTGATCACCCTGGGCCTGGTCCCTGGGCTTCCCCATGTGGCGTTTCTGGCGTTGGGGGGGCTGAGCGCGTGGATCGCCTATCAAATCAATGAGCAGCAGAAGTTGGCTGAGGCCGCCCCGGCGCAGGCCGCGCCGCAGGTCAAGGCCGAAGAGTCGGCCACGCAGGTGGTCCCTCTGGATCTCATGGAAGTGCAGGTCGGGTACGGACTGATCAGTCTCGTCGATGGAGGGCAGGGTGGGGCTCTGCTGGATCGAATTAAAGGGCTGCGGCGACAGTTTGCCGAGCAAATGGGTTTCGTGCTCCCTCCCATCCATATTCGGGATAACTTGCAACTTCGACCCAATGAATATGCGGCCCTGTTGAAAGGTGTCGAATTGGCCAAGTCTGAAGTCATGCCCGGGCATGTTTTGGCAATCGATCCGGGAACAGCTCAGCGCGGCGCTATCCAAGGACTCCCGACGAAGGAACCGGCTTTCGGCCTGCCGGCCTTGTGGGTGCCGGAGAAGCAACGCGAACGGGCGCAGCTGGCGGGATATACCGTCGTGGATCCCGGGTCTGCGATCGCCACGCACCTGTCAGAGCTGATCAAGCGGCATGCGCATGAACTCCTGGGGCGGCAAGAAGTGCAGGGCTTGCTCGATGAACTCGGCAAGAATCACCCCAAGCTGGTCGAGGAAGTCATTCCCAATCTCATTCCGCTGGGTACGCTTGTCAGGGTGTTGTCGCATCTCTTGCGGGAGGGCGTGCCGATTCGTGACTTGCGAACGATTCTTGAAACAGTGGCCGACCATGCGGCGAGCACCAAAGATCCCGATATCCTGACGGAAGTCGCCAGACAAGCGCTGGGACGGACGATTACGAAGCCGTACCTTGCGCCGGATGGCTCTCTGCCGATCATCGGACTCGACCCACGATTGGACCGGACACTGGCCGATCAGGCGAATGCGGCGGGACAGGGAAACCAGTGGGTGCCCGATCCGTTGGTGGCACAGAAACTGCTCACAGCATTGAAGGCTGCCGCGGAACGTATGGTCGGGCGAGGGCATCAGCCGGTCATTTTATGCTCGCCTTCCTTACGGCGGCATCTGCGGAAACTGACGGACAGAATTTTGCACTCGGTACCGATCTTGGGAATGAATGAGGTGGAAAGCGTGACACGTTTGCAGGCGATGGAAACCGTCCGGCTCGACCTTGAAGTCGGTGAAAGCAGGAGCTTGGCATGA
- a CDS encoding GGDEF domain-containing protein yields the protein MNQPRQESSHLGDLRGRDSTNRHGRPDDETGSAFFDTTQLGAGACILFMAGGLYWTASVGLLTLSALTAYPLMISVGLVLTLVIFGATFWTPRAAQSASMLHTRSEESNIMGLHTYDSVTGLPTRRLFTALLNQALPRAQAHGRQVAVIMIEMDHFTPQIDASTQVNESLMYRVQAARVKSALRSTDTLARLAERTFVVLLDQVSGPDEALAIAQKMHATIALPVTLDAHELFFTSRMGIGLSGHDAEESGPLLNAATRAVAAARAEGYAIYGWHDALTASSLDSASTLAA from the coding sequence ATGAATCAGCCGCGCCAGGAATCCAGCCATTTGGGCGATCTCAGGGGACGTGATTCGACGAACCGGCATGGCCGGCCCGATGACGAAACGGGTTCGGCATTCTTCGATACCACGCAACTTGGCGCGGGGGCCTGCATTCTGTTCATGGCCGGCGGATTATATTGGACAGCCTCCGTGGGTCTGCTGACTCTCTCGGCGTTGACGGCCTATCCGCTCATGATCTCGGTCGGCCTCGTTCTCACACTTGTCATTTTTGGCGCGACCTTCTGGACGCCGAGGGCAGCTCAATCGGCGAGTATGCTGCATACGCGCTCGGAGGAGTCGAACATCATGGGCCTGCACACCTACGACTCGGTGACCGGTTTGCCGACTCGGCGGTTGTTCACGGCGCTCCTCAATCAAGCCTTGCCACGCGCACAGGCGCACGGCCGGCAGGTCGCGGTGATCATGATCGAGATGGATCATTTCACGCCGCAAATCGATGCGTCGACACAAGTCAACGAGAGCCTCATGTATCGAGTGCAAGCCGCGCGGGTGAAGAGTGCCCTGCGAAGCACCGACACGCTCGCACGGTTGGCCGAACGGACCTTCGTGGTCCTCCTGGATCAGGTGAGCGGGCCCGATGAGGCGCTGGCCATCGCCCAAAAAATGCACGCCACGATCGCGCTCCCGGTGACGCTGGATGCGCACGAACTGTTTTTCACCAGCCGCATGGGAATCGGTCTTTCCGGCCATGATGCGGAAGAGAGTGGCCCACTCCTCAATGCCGCTACTCGGGCTGTTGCTGCGGCTCGTGCCGAAGGGTACGCCATCTACGGATGGCATGACGCCCTGACTGCTTCCTCCCTCGATTCGGCCTCCACCCTCGCGGCGTAA
- the flhB gene encoding flagellar biosynthesis protein FlhB: MADGGDNRTEKATPKRKADARAKGQVALSRDAAMAMSLLGSLGALYWMTPRILNGLHGSLQWWLGKSMEEATQRSLSLDNLHLILRQIGLDVFVMLGPVVAGIAVVGVGANLMQTGFLWKRDGLQLEMSRISPMGGFARLFSVRSLSELVKSWLKIIAIGGVGYLTIKQDMTLFSPLTQFGMETLLPTVGWATFKAALMMGGAAMIIGALDYGFQRFEWERDLRMSRDEIKEESRAAEGDPALKAKIRSTQRDMARKRMMAEVPKADVIITNPTHLAVALKYDSKAMGAPVVVAKGAGFIAEKIREIGRQHGVMIVENKLVARTLFKLVDVGREVPEDLYRAIAEILAFVYRVRGKLPPA, translated from the coding sequence ATGGCTGACGGCGGCGACAATCGTACAGAGAAAGCGACTCCGAAACGCAAAGCAGATGCGAGGGCGAAAGGCCAGGTGGCCCTCAGTCGCGATGCCGCGATGGCGATGTCGTTGCTGGGAAGTTTGGGCGCGCTGTATTGGATGACGCCGCGCATTCTGAACGGGCTCCACGGATCGCTGCAATGGTGGCTCGGAAAATCTATGGAGGAGGCCACCCAGCGCTCGCTCAGCCTCGATAACCTGCACCTCATTTTGAGGCAAATCGGACTCGATGTATTTGTGATGCTGGGGCCGGTGGTGGCGGGAATCGCGGTCGTCGGCGTCGGCGCGAACCTCATGCAAACCGGCTTTCTCTGGAAGCGGGACGGACTGCAGTTGGAAATGTCCCGCATTAGTCCAATGGGTGGATTCGCCCGTCTATTCTCTGTGCGGTCATTGAGCGAGCTGGTGAAATCCTGGCTCAAGATCATCGCCATCGGAGGCGTCGGGTATCTCACGATTAAGCAGGATATGACGTTGTTTTCACCGCTGACTCAATTCGGTATGGAGACGCTGTTACCGACCGTGGGGTGGGCCACGTTCAAAGCCGCGCTCATGATGGGCGGGGCCGCCATGATCATCGGTGCCCTGGATTATGGCTTTCAACGCTTTGAATGGGAGCGCGACCTGCGAATGTCGCGCGATGAAATCAAAGAAGAAAGTCGTGCGGCGGAAGGAGATCCCGCCCTCAAGGCCAAGATTCGCAGTACGCAGAGAGATATGGCTCGAAAGCGGATGATGGCCGAGGTGCCGAAGGCGGATGTGATCATCACCAATCCGACGCACTTGGCCGTGGCGCTGAAGTATGACTCGAAGGCGATGGGGGCCCCGGTCGTCGTGGCCAAGGGCGCCGGTTTTATCGCCGAAAAGATCCGGGAAATCGGGCGCCAACACGGGGTCATGATCGTCGAAAACAAGTTGGTCGCGCGCACTCTGTTCAAGCTGGTCGACGTGGGGCGTGAAGTCCCTGAAGACCTCTATCGTGCGATCGCGGAGATCCTCGCGTTTGTGTATCGGGTCCGCGGCAAATTGCCGCCGGCGTAG